A stretch of Strix aluco isolate bStrAlu1 chromosome 16, bStrAlu1.hap1, whole genome shotgun sequence DNA encodes these proteins:
- the MTCH2 gene encoding mitochondrial carrier homolog 2, producing the protein MADAASQVLLGSGLTVLSQPLMYVKVLVQVGYEPLPPTLGRNIFGRQVYQLPGLFAYAKHIVKVDGRAGLFKGLTPRLCSSAIGTVVHSKVLQRYQEAEQAEPGASKKEPVSSLEQVLKETSREMVARSAATLITHPFHVITLRCMVQFIGRETKYSGTLSAFATIYREEGVLGFFAGLIPRLLGDILSLWLCNMLAYLINTYALENGVSTMTEMKSYSQAVTGFFASMLTYPFVLVSNLMAVNNCGLAGGLLPYAPTYSSWLDCWGQLHREGNMSRGNSLFFRKVPAGKRYVWEERRFR; encoded by the exons ATGGCAGACGCGGCCTCGCAGGTGCTGCTGGGCTCGGGGCTGACCGTGCTCTCGCAGCCCCTCATGTACGTGAAGGTGCTGGTGCAG GTGGGCTACGAGCCGCTGCCGCCCACCCTGGGGAGGAACATTTTCGGGCGCCAGGTCTACCAACTGCCCGGCCTCTTTGCTTACG CCAAGCACATCGTGAAGGTCGATGGAAGAGCGGGACTCTTCAAGGGCCTCACCCCCCGCCTCTGCTCCAGCGCCATCGGCACCGTCGTGCACAGCAAAGTGCTGCAG CGGTACCAGGAGGCCGAGCAAGCTGAG ccaGGAGCCAGCAAGAAGGAGCCCGTGTCCTCGCTGGAGCAGGTCCTTAAGGAg ACCTCCCGAGAGATGGTCGCTCGCTCTGCCGCCACGCTCATCACCCACCCCTTTCACG TGATCACCCTGCGCTGCATGGTGCAGTTCATTGGCCGCGAGACCAAGTACAG TGGGACACTAAGCGCCTTCGCCACTATTTACCGAGAAGAGGGTGTCCTGGGCTTCTTCGC CGGCCTCATCCCCCGGCTCCTTGGGGACATCCTTTCACTCTGGCTCTGCAACATGCTGGCCTACCTCATCAACACGTACGCGCTGGAAAACGGG gtCTCAACTATGACTGAGATGAAGAGCTACTCACAGGCGGTCACTGGA TTTTTCGCCAGCATGCTGACCTACCCCTTCGTGCTGGTCTCCAACCTGATGGCTGTTAATAACTGCGG gctgGCCGGGGGCCTCCTACCCTACGCACCCACCTACTCCTCCTGGCTGGACTGCTGGGGTCAGCTACACAGGGAG GGCAACATGAGCCGAGGGAACAGCCTGTTTTTCCGCAAGGTGCCCGCAGGGAAGCGATACgtgtgggaggagaggaggtTTCGCTGA